Proteins found in one Nostoc sp. NIES-3756 genomic segment:
- a CDS encoding SLC13 family permease, producing the protein MKLDGDKSKYNLINTQIHRFKRYYQHLSRWQPKHLLALFLTSIFSATVFLLDGLSLQGRLTIFVFLLTVILWSTTSINAAYIALVAVIILLLTGGISQDQFFESLGSDVVWLMIGAFVLGGAVKQTGLATRLTQTVAAKAHNVSSLFWLLTTVLIPLSFLIPSTSGRAAVTYPIFRSITNAIEDQPTRRALALLMPSIILVSTIASLTGAGSHLVAKDLLEEISGQDISFSQWLLYGLPFGVIASYASCWVIMCLFLDKKRCQQKLDVECWQSTPLSISERKTLLIVLLMLTLWLTEKWHGLEIATVTVIGALILTAPNFGVIKWKDAVKDVSWNLIIFVGATLVLGRALISSGASEWIINHVFRFSDINNTKSHLLILLLLAVISLTSHIYMTSHTARAAALVPPLLYLASSLNINPVAVLFLSTLGMDYCLTFPVSSKALMVYQDAEEDGFQPIDLLRLSSVMIIVHLALILLFYYTWWRWVGLSL; encoded by the coding sequence ATGAAACTAGATGGAGATAAATCTAAATATAATCTAATAAATACACAAATACATAGGTTTAAGCGATATTATCAACACTTAAGCCGTTGGCAACCAAAACATCTATTAGCACTATTTTTAACTTCTATATTTAGTGCCACAGTATTTCTACTCGATGGCTTATCTCTACAAGGGCGGTTGACTATATTTGTATTTCTGCTAACCGTCATTTTATGGTCAACAACCTCAATTAATGCTGCCTACATTGCTTTAGTTGCAGTAATTATCCTTCTGTTAACAGGTGGCATTTCCCAAGACCAATTTTTTGAATCATTGGGTTCTGATGTTGTTTGGTTAATGATAGGTGCGTTTGTTTTAGGAGGTGCAGTCAAGCAAACTGGTTTAGCTACAAGGCTAACTCAAACAGTAGCTGCCAAAGCACACAATGTCAGCAGTTTATTTTGGTTGCTAACAACAGTCTTAATTCCTCTATCATTTTTAATTCCCTCCACCTCTGGGCGTGCGGCTGTTACCTATCCAATTTTTCGCAGCATCACTAATGCGATAGAAGATCAACCTACACGACGCGCACTAGCACTGCTGATGCCTTCTATTATTTTAGTGTCTACAATTGCTTCTTTAACTGGTGCAGGTTCTCATCTAGTTGCTAAAGATTTATTAGAAGAAATTTCCGGACAAGATATATCTTTTAGCCAGTGGTTACTCTACGGCTTACCTTTTGGAGTTATTGCCAGTTATGCCTCCTGTTGGGTAATCATGTGCTTATTTCTCGATAAAAAACGCTGCCAACAAAAGTTAGATGTTGAATGCTGGCAATCAACACCCCTATCTATATCAGAACGCAAAACATTATTAATTGTTTTATTGATGTTGACGTTGTGGTTAACCGAGAAATGGCATGGATTAGAAATTGCTACCGTTACTGTCATCGGTGCGTTAATTCTCACCGCTCCCAATTTTGGGGTAATTAAATGGAAAGATGCTGTTAAAGATGTTTCTTGGAATCTAATTATTTTTGTAGGTGCAACGCTAGTGTTAGGACGCGCATTAATCAGTTCTGGTGCGTCGGAATGGATTATTAATCATGTCTTTCGCTTCAGTGATATCAACAACACCAAATCCCACTTGCTCATTCTGTTGCTACTTGCCGTTATAAGCCTAACTTCCCACATATATATGACTTCTCATACAGCCAGAGCAGCAGCTTTAGTTCCTCCCCTGCTGTACCTTGCCAGTAGTCTGAATATTAATCCCGTTGCTGTCTTATTTCTTAGCACTTTAGGTATGGATTATTGCCTCACCTTTCCTGTCAGTTCTAAAGCACTGATGGTTTACCAAGATGCAGAAGAAGATGGTTTTCAACCAATAGATTTACTCCGCTTAAGTTCAGTCATGATTATTGTTCACCTCGCTTTAATTCTCTTGTTCTACTACACCTGGTGGCGTTGGGTAGGTTTATCTCTTTAA
- a CDS encoding glycerate kinase family protein, which produces MTLNILIAPSGFKESLDAEQVADCIATGITKVLPDVNICKAPLVDGGEGFTKTLVAATGGTLHHLEVTGPVGQKVPSHFGFLGGTTKKTAVLEMAAAAGLRLVPTNMRNPLVTTTYGVGELIKAALDAGAERILVGCGDSGTNDGGAGMAQALGVKLLDENGQELGLGCGELIKLQRIDLSARDSRLAQVQIDVACNWHNVLCGEKGVARVFGPQKGASPATVEAMASALEHYAAVIKTDLGIDVEQMPGGGASGGLGTGLHALIGAKLYSRYDIVMQYLELDNLIPQADLVITAEGCIDFQTPRGKIPAEVAKRAKRHGIPVIALVGTIGEGAEINLQQGIDYFNSILTHPCQLSEAISQTATLLTNAAEQVARLLLVGRQIKSFKNSKFKLPYEKQAKTFANQGGYLAREAS; this is translated from the coding sequence ATGACTCTAAACATTTTAATCGCACCCTCTGGATTTAAAGAAAGCCTTGATGCAGAACAAGTAGCTGATTGCATAGCTACGGGTATCACTAAAGTTTTACCTGATGTAAATATCTGCAAAGCACCTCTAGTAGATGGCGGTGAAGGTTTTACTAAAACTTTAGTAGCAGCCACAGGCGGAACTTTACATCACCTGGAAGTAACTGGGCCTGTTGGACAAAAAGTACCATCTCATTTTGGCTTTCTTGGGGGAACTACCAAAAAAACGGCTGTGTTAGAAATGGCGGCGGCTGCTGGGTTGCGTCTTGTACCCACCAATATGCGAAATCCTCTGGTAACAACAACCTACGGCGTTGGCGAGTTAATCAAAGCTGCCTTGGATGCTGGTGCAGAACGGATTTTAGTAGGTTGTGGTGATTCTGGAACTAACGATGGCGGTGCAGGAATGGCGCAAGCGTTGGGTGTGAAGCTATTGGATGAGAACGGACAGGAGTTAGGTTTGGGTTGTGGCGAATTAATCAAACTCCAACGTATTGATTTGTCTGCGAGAGATTCTCGTTTAGCTCAAGTTCAAATTGATGTTGCTTGCAACTGGCATAATGTTCTGTGTGGTGAGAAGGGTGTGGCGAGAGTTTTCGGGCCGCAAAAGGGCGCATCCCCAGCAACAGTAGAAGCAATGGCTTCAGCGCTGGAACATTACGCCGCAGTCATCAAAACTGATTTAGGTATTGATGTGGAACAAATGCCTGGAGGTGGTGCTTCTGGTGGTTTGGGTACAGGTTTACACGCCTTAATTGGAGCTAAATTATACTCGCGCTATGATATTGTGATGCAGTATTTGGAATTGGATAATTTAATTCCCCAAGCTGATTTAGTGATTACTGCGGAAGGCTGCATTGATTTTCAAACCCCACGGGGTAAAATTCCGGCTGAAGTAGCAAAGCGTGCCAAGCGTCATGGTATACCAGTAATTGCGCTTGTTGGTACTATTGGCGAAGGTGCGGAAATTAATTTGCAGCAAGGTATCGATTATTTTAATAGTATTTTGACTCATCCTTGCCAACTAAGTGAGGCGATTTCTCAAACTGCAACTTTGCTAACTAACGCGGCTGAACAGGTAGCGAGGTTGCTATTAGTGGGTAGGCAAATTAAAAGCTTTAAGAACTCAAAGTTCAAATTACCCTATGAGAAGCAAGCTAAAACTTTTGCGAATCAAGGCGGTTACTTGGCTAGAGAAGCAAGCTAA
- a CDS encoding iron uptake porin has protein sequence MNNLFRLLVFKTSLSLVLTCLSTPILALEYQQEFSSSHISQLTSVSQLSDVQSTDWSFQALQSLIEKYGCIAGYQNGTYRGNLKMTRYEFAVSLNTCLTKLQELISTTNNSLLTKEDLDVIQKLQTEFASELTTLSSRLSNLENTTSEIEANQFSPTTKLEAEAIMAVASIIGENTSDVEPNSSLNGNIIFSQRVRLNFLTSFTGKDELNVRLESGNIPEFDDSVTGTIMTRLGFDEDTGNDIGLDEVYYSFPIGDSIKTTIAISEMELNDFAEPINPLASSGRGAVSRFGRYNPILRNMSGTGLGINYQLNQKTQLAVAYMANDAAIPTEKNGLFNGNFAALGHLYYRPVDNLGITFTYLHSYYAGVGKSGIDLTGSTGSLIAQSPFGNVATTANSFGLETSWQINQKFVLSGWVGYTKAESPVTNDNADIVNYAVSLAFPDLGSKGNLAGLILGMPPKVTSSSLIADRDTSLHIEGFYRFQVTDNISITPGLFVITNPEHNANNESIVVGTVRTTFRF, from the coding sequence ATGAATAATCTCTTTAGGCTTTTAGTTTTCAAAACTAGCTTAAGCCTTGTTTTAACCTGTCTTAGCACACCAATTTTAGCCTTAGAATATCAGCAAGAATTTTCTTCATCACACATATCACAATTAACATCTGTTTCCCAGCTATCTGACGTACAATCTACAGACTGGTCATTTCAAGCTTTACAATCACTCATTGAAAAATATGGTTGTATAGCTGGGTATCAAAACGGAACTTATCGTGGCAATCTGAAGATGACACGTTATGAATTTGCTGTCAGTTTAAATACTTGTTTAACAAAATTACAAGAACTAATTTCTACAACTAACAACAGTTTGTTAACTAAAGAAGATTTAGATGTAATTCAGAAACTGCAAACTGAATTTGCCTCAGAGTTAACGACCTTAAGCAGCCGTTTAAGTAATTTAGAAAATACAACATCTGAGATAGAAGCAAATCAATTCTCTCCAACTACCAAGTTGGAAGCTGAAGCGATTATGGCTGTTGCTAGTATTATTGGTGAAAATACTAGTGATGTTGAGCCAAATTCCAGCTTAAATGGCAATATCATATTTTCCCAGCGCGTAAGGTTAAATTTCCTGACAAGCTTTACCGGGAAAGATGAATTAAATGTCCGCTTAGAGTCAGGAAATATTCCTGAATTTGATGACAGTGTTACTGGGACAATAATGACTCGTTTGGGTTTTGATGAAGATACGGGTAATGATATCGGTTTAGATGAAGTATATTACTCTTTTCCTATTGGTGACAGCATCAAAACAACAATTGCTATCAGTGAAATGGAATTGAATGATTTTGCTGAACCAATAAATCCTTTGGCGAGTAGTGGTCGTGGTGCGGTTTCACGTTTTGGTCGGTATAACCCAATTTTACGGAATATGAGCGGCACAGGCTTAGGAATTAATTATCAGTTGAATCAAAAAACTCAGCTTGCTGTTGCTTATATGGCTAATGATGCTGCTATTCCAACAGAAAAAAATGGGTTATTTAATGGTAATTTTGCGGCGCTTGGTCATTTATATTATCGACCAGTTGATAATTTAGGTATTACTTTTACTTATTTACACAGTTACTATGCAGGGGTGGGTAAAAGCGGAATTGATTTAACGGGAAGTACAGGGAGTTTAATAGCTCAAAGTCCATTTGGTAATGTGGCAACTACAGCAAATTCATTTGGTTTGGAAACTAGTTGGCAAATAAATCAAAAGTTTGTTTTATCTGGTTGGGTTGGTTATACCAAAGCCGAATCACCAGTTACTAATGATAATGCAGACATTGTGAATTATGCTGTGAGTTTAGCTTTTCCTGATTTGGGAAGTAAAGGAAATTTAGCTGGTTTAATTTTAGGAATGCCACCAAAAGTTACAAGTAGTAGTTTAATTGCTGATAGAGATACTTCTTTACATATAGAAGGTTTTTATCGGTTTCAGGTGACAGATAATATTTCGATTACGCCTGGGTTATTTGTGATTACTAATCCCGAACATAACGCCAATAATGAGAGTATTGTTGTTGGTACTGTTCGTACTACTTTTAGATTTTAA
- a CDS encoding PepSY-like domain-containing protein, with protein sequence MKAIQIKAMMSGASSALLLIFLVACRHLQSQQKPLVVPQAVKAAFKAKYPNVSHTWQIHHYGYEAIFTQENIEYEAEFSVTGEWLETEYYVTAKEFPNAVLKRIKKAYPQFIITKYEIELTPQGIFYEVDITDGETEEELYFDSSGNTKNDLYED encoded by the coding sequence ATGAAAGCGATACAAATTAAAGCAATGATGTCTGGTGCAAGTAGCGCATTGCTTTTAATATTCTTAGTAGCTTGTCGTCATTTACAAAGTCAGCAAAAACCATTAGTAGTTCCTCAAGCTGTAAAAGCAGCTTTCAAAGCCAAGTATCCTAATGTTTCTCATACTTGGCAAATACATCACTACGGTTATGAAGCGATTTTTACTCAAGAAAATATTGAATACGAAGCAGAATTTTCAGTAACAGGGGAATGGTTAGAAACTGAATATTATGTCACAGCCAAAGAATTTCCTAATGCTGTGTTAAAAAGAATCAAAAAAGCGTATCCTCAATTTATCATCACAAAATATGAAATTGAACTTACACCCCAAGGTATATTTTATGAGGTAGATATTACAGACGGTGAAACGGAAGAAGAATTATATTTTGATAGTAGCGGTAATACCAAAAATGATTTATATGAGGATTAA
- a CDS encoding sensor histidine kinase translates to MRKNQTHKPQITKIFQKGSRGFFWATRNRILFGYALILCFIFVVFVPAFREVLYARINGRVHRQVNEKMQIFKQLISGKTLFSDDIELDQDNETIDRLIENDNRFIKAPKTKEELRKFLDAFLGNQLPEDDTFLIMLWQGKFYKSSPRARPKELSIDSKIIRDWAELTQPKQGEKEIPGSKIDSIIYMAEPVKINSEVMGVFVIAHATGGERQEALEAVVVITEVSVVVLLFALVLAWLASGRILAPLNLLSQTVRKISETDLNQRITIDGEGELAELAATFNEMMDRLQAAFISQRNFINDAGHELRTPITIIRGHLELMGDDPKEVQETLTLVMDELERMNRFVNDLLLLAKAEQPDFLQLETIDVCTFTEELFAKIRVLGDGLRPTINERNWQLQATAKGKIVADRQRLTQAVMNLAQNATQHTNNTDTIALGSMIHQGKVSFWIRDTGEGIAPADQQRIFERFARATNSRRRSEGAGLGLSIVQAIAEAHGGQVTLKSQPGAGAIFTIILPVEPYQKEK, encoded by the coding sequence ATGCGTAAAAATCAAACTCATAAACCACAAATAACAAAAATATTTCAAAAAGGTAGTAGAGGCTTTTTTTGGGCTACCCGTAACCGGATTCTATTTGGTTATGCCTTAATTTTATGCTTCATTTTTGTAGTCTTTGTTCCGGCATTCCGTGAAGTTTTATATGCACGTATCAATGGTCGGGTTCATCGGCAAGTCAATGAAAAAATGCAGATATTCAAGCAATTAATTAGTGGGAAAACCCTATTTTCTGATGATATCGAATTAGACCAAGATAATGAAACTATTGATCGGCTGATAGAAAATGATAACCGCTTTATTAAAGCACCAAAAACAAAGGAAGAATTAAGAAAGTTTTTGGATGCTTTTTTAGGAAATCAACTGCCAGAAGATGATACTTTTCTCATCATGTTATGGCAAGGTAAATTTTATAAATCTAGCCCTAGAGCCAGACCCAAAGAACTGAGTATAGATTCAAAAATTATTCGAGATTGGGCAGAACTAACTCAACCAAAGCAGGGAGAAAAAGAGATTCCTGGTAGTAAAATTGATAGCATTATCTATATGGCTGAACCTGTAAAAATCAACAGCGAAGTCATGGGAGTGTTTGTCATTGCCCACGCTACCGGAGGTGAACGCCAAGAAGCATTAGAAGCTGTTGTAGTAATTACTGAAGTGAGTGTAGTTGTCTTACTTTTTGCTTTAGTATTAGCTTGGTTAGCATCAGGCAGGATTCTTGCACCCTTAAATTTACTCAGCCAAACTGTTCGTAAAATTAGCGAAACAGATTTGAATCAACGCATCACTATCGATGGTGAGGGGGAACTTGCAGAACTGGCAGCTACCTTTAATGAAATGATGGATAGATTACAAGCTGCTTTTATCAGTCAGCGTAATTTTATTAACGATGCTGGACATGAATTGCGAACACCAATTACTATCATTCGCGGTCATTTAGAATTGATGGGAGATGACCCGAAAGAAGTACAAGAAACTCTAACTTTAGTAATGGATGAGTTAGAACGGATGAACCGCTTTGTTAATGATTTACTTTTATTAGCAAAGGCAGAGCAACCCGATTTTTTACAGTTAGAAACAATTGATGTTTGCACTTTTACTGAAGAATTATTCGCTAAAATTCGAGTTTTAGGCGATGGGCTACGCCCCACCATAAATGAACGCAACTGGCAACTCCAAGCCACTGCTAAAGGTAAAATAGTCGCAGACCGTCAGCGTCTTACTCAGGCGGTGATGAATTTGGCACAAAACGCTACTCAACATACAAACAATACCGATACAATCGCTCTTGGTTCAATGATTCATCAAGGTAAAGTTAGCTTTTGGATACGTGATACAGGAGAAGGTATTGCACCGGCTGACCAACAAAGAATTTTTGAGCGTTTTGCTCGTGCAACAAATAGTCGCCGTCGTTCCGAAGGAGCAGGTTTAGGGCTATCCATTGTCCAAGCCATTGCAGAAGCTCACGGTGGACAAGTTACCCTCAAGAGTCAACCGGGAGCAGGAGCTATATTTACAATTATCTTACCTGTAGAACCATATCAAAAAGAAAAGTAA
- a CDS encoding response regulator transcription factor, producing MNRILIAEDEPRIAAFIEKGLRSHGFITAVASDAHSATNMALSSGFDLMILDLGLPGKDGLDVLEEIRGQGENFPVIILTARDDIKDKVAGFEGGADDYVTKPFRFEELLLRVKARLRHSGSSQTMEEIVLKVGDVVLDLRSRKVKVGQNTIELPAREFTLAETFFRHPGQVLSREQLLDRVWGYDYDPCSNIVDVYVGYLRKKLGSDLIETVRGMGYRLRN from the coding sequence ATGAATCGAATCCTCATCGCGGAAGATGAACCCCGCATAGCAGCTTTTATTGAAAAGGGACTGCGTTCTCATGGTTTTATAACGGCTGTAGCATCAGATGCTCACTCTGCTACTAATATGGCATTAAGTAGCGGGTTTGACTTGATGATTTTGGATTTAGGTCTTCCTGGTAAAGATGGCTTAGATGTATTAGAAGAAATACGCGGACAAGGTGAAAATTTCCCTGTGATTATTTTGACTGCTCGTGATGATATTAAAGATAAAGTAGCAGGGTTTGAAGGTGGTGCAGATGACTACGTAACTAAGCCTTTCCGGTTTGAAGAGTTGCTATTACGTGTAAAAGCTAGGTTACGTCATAGCGGTAGTAGCCAAACTATGGAAGAAATTGTACTTAAGGTGGGGGATGTGGTTTTAGACTTGCGATCGCGTAAAGTAAAAGTAGGTCAAAACACCATCGAACTCCCCGCAAGAGAATTTACACTAGCAGAAACCTTCTTTCGCCATCCTGGACAAGTCTTGAGCCGTGAGCAATTATTAGATAGAGTATGGGGTTATGACTACGATCCATGCTCTAATATTGTTGATGTTTATGTTGGTTATTTACGAAAAAAATTAGGCAGTGACTTAATTGAAACTGTTCGAGGTATGGGTTATCGCCTCCGAAATTGA
- a CDS encoding Crp/Fnr family transcriptional regulator yields MEDRYSLQSPTNPWMISAPFFQGLPETAVEIALNHIVTRTHPANQVILLENDWGGAVYFIVEGWVKIRTYNLEGKEVTLNILGTGELFGEMAALDEVPRSTDVITLTTTVISSMPSQDFIKLLHTEPLAGVRLSQLMARRLRQVNRRLRLRESDSQSRVADTLLFLAEGQGKRGQTGTEIPNLPHRELSSLSGLARETVTRVLTRLEKKGLIKRDQDTICIPDLSALEKMLI; encoded by the coding sequence ATGGAAGACCGATATAGCTTGCAGTCGCCTACTAATCCTTGGATGATCTCGGCTCCCTTTTTTCAAGGGCTACCAGAAACTGCTGTAGAAATAGCTCTCAATCATATTGTTACACGTACACACCCAGCCAATCAGGTTATTCTACTAGAAAATGACTGGGGCGGAGCTGTATATTTTATAGTTGAAGGTTGGGTAAAAATCCGTACTTACAATTTAGAAGGAAAAGAGGTCACACTCAATATTCTTGGTACAGGAGAATTATTTGGGGAAATGGCAGCCTTAGATGAAGTACCCCGTTCTACGGATGTGATCACTCTAACTACTACCGTAATTAGTAGTATGCCTTCCCAAGATTTTATCAAGTTGCTGCACACAGAACCTTTAGCGGGTGTGCGTTTATCACAATTGATGGCTCGGCGCTTACGTCAAGTCAATCGGCGGTTGCGGTTGCGAGAATCTGATAGTCAATCTCGGGTGGCAGATACTTTGCTATTTTTGGCAGAAGGTCAAGGAAAACGGGGGCAAACAGGAACCGAAATTCCTAATTTACCTCATCGTGAACTAAGCAGTTTGAGTGGTCTAGCACGGGAAACTGTCACTAGGGTCTTGACAAGGTTAGAAAAAAAAGGCTTGATTAAGCGAGATCAAGACACTATTTGTATCCCTGATTTGTCAGCCTTAGAAAAGATGTTAATCTAA
- a CDS encoding DUF2232 domain-containing protein, with translation MSILDSLPDEPEEDKSPESPTPNHSKSDTPEPKQNTLLSPQLKVDAPLRMVETAFLASTASLIWFINFYFPLGPVLRIFFPIPIALVYLRWGKRAAWMAAVTSGLLLSVLMGPVRSLLFVMPFAFMGVLLGAAWYRRTPWIVSIILGTLLGTLGVFFRLWLLSVLSGEDLWIYLITQVTELIEWIFLKLGLLNTPSVFLIQLGAVALIVINNFIYLFVVHLAALLLLDRLGNPIPRPPHWVQVLMDY, from the coding sequence ATGAGTATTTTAGATTCTCTGCCAGATGAGCCAGAGGAAGATAAATCCCCTGAATCTCCAACCCCAAATCACTCAAAATCAGATACACCAGAACCAAAGCAAAACACCTTGCTATCTCCCCAATTGAAAGTTGATGCTCCCTTAAGGATGGTAGAGACGGCTTTCTTAGCAAGTACCGCTAGCTTAATTTGGTTTATCAATTTTTACTTTCCCCTTGGCCCGGTGTTGCGGATATTTTTCCCCATACCTATCGCTTTAGTTTACCTACGTTGGGGTAAACGAGCGGCATGGATGGCGGCTGTGACTTCTGGTTTACTGTTGTCTGTGCTGATGGGGCCAGTCCGTAGTCTATTGTTTGTCATGCCTTTTGCCTTTATGGGTGTGTTACTCGGTGCAGCATGGTATCGTCGCACTCCTTGGATTGTTTCAATTATCTTGGGTACGCTATTAGGCACTTTAGGAGTCTTTTTCCGGTTGTGGTTATTGTCGGTTTTGTCGGGGGAAGACCTATGGATTTATTTGATTACCCAAGTAACAGAACTGATAGAGTGGATATTCTTGAAGCTGGGATTGTTAAATACTCCTAGTGTATTTTTAATTCAGCTTGGGGCAGTAGCATTAATTGTCATCAATAACTTTATTTATCTATTTGTCGTACACTTAGCTGCTTTGCTACTTTTAGACCGTTTAGGCAATCCCATTCCTCGTCCTCCCCATTGGGTACAAGTTTTGATGGATTATTAA
- the cobT gene encoding nicotinate mononucleotide-dependent phosphoribosyltransferase CobT: MINIYTQIEQGEAWLQRYSDRSPLFSCILGFTETGLIPGISAAGLTPEDRKYTACADAEFLYYGAAYQPQYPLPPLTAGASPVLISRAVVEELNIPVYLFNAGLIQSPAIPAIDLGGCAAKCLSTGAAMELTTVHHLFEQGLLWGDRLATQVPQGYVILSECVVGGTTTALAILTGLGIDAAGKVNSSHPVCNHEQKWQVVQEGLRRWRDEGDEGDEGDEVVRVSSPSPPSQVDPLKLVAAVGDPMQVVVAGMAIAASRSCGVMLAGGTQMLAVYALASAIAQTYDLSWEPTAVVVATTRWVAEDSTGSTVELALNIGKNSQYPQMTVPTLLATQLSFANSRYPQLQAYEKGFVKEGVGAGAACIAANLYKNWQQNQLLQAIESQLQWLEKGSGE; the protein is encoded by the coding sequence ATGATCAACATTTATACTCAAATTGAACAGGGTGAAGCTTGGTTGCAACGATATAGCGATCGCTCACCTCTATTTAGCTGTATTCTCGGTTTTACGGAAACTGGGTTAATTCCTGGCATTTCGGCGGCAGGTCTGACTCCAGAGGATCGGAAGTACACAGCCTGCGCTGATGCTGAGTTTTTATACTACGGTGCAGCATATCAACCTCAATATCCTCTCCCACCACTAACAGCAGGTGCATCACCTGTTCTTATTTCCCGTGCCGTGGTGGAAGAACTCAATATTCCCGTTTATTTATTTAACGCTGGGTTAATTCAGTCACCCGCTATACCAGCGATTGATTTAGGTGGTTGTGCTGCTAAGTGTTTGAGTACAGGCGCAGCAATGGAACTAACCACTGTACACCATTTGTTTGAGCAAGGTTTGCTTTGGGGCGATCGCTTGGCTACTCAAGTTCCCCAAGGATACGTAATTCTCAGTGAATGTGTTGTTGGCGGTACGACAACCGCTTTGGCAATTTTAACTGGCTTAGGCATAGACGCAGCAGGCAAAGTCAACAGCAGTCATCCAGTTTGTAACCATGAGCAGAAATGGCAAGTGGTGCAGGAGGGGTTGAGGAGATGGAGGGATGAGGGAGATGAGGGAGATGAGGGAGATGAGGTAGTTAGAGTTTCTTCCCCATCTCCCCCCTCCCAAGTTGACCCGCTCAAGCTAGTGGCGGCAGTTGGCGATCCCATGCAGGTGGTTGTGGCGGGGATGGCGATCGCAGCTAGTCGCAGTTGTGGTGTGATGTTGGCTGGGGGTACGCAAATGTTAGCGGTTTATGCGTTGGCGAGTGCGATCGCTCAAACCTACGATTTATCCTGGGAACCTACAGCCGTGGTCGTAGCCACAACCCGATGGGTAGCCGAAGACTCTACAGGCAGCACTGTAGAATTAGCCTTGAACATAGGTAAAAACAGCCAATATCCTCAAATGACAGTTCCCACCCTCTTAGCTACCCAATTAAGCTTTGCTAATTCTCGTTATCCCCAACTCCAAGCCTATGAAAAAGGCTTTGTGAAAGAAGGTGTAGGTGCTGGTGCTGCCTGCATAGCCGCTAATCTTTACAAAAATTGGCAACAAAATCAACTTCTACAAGCCATTGAAAGCCAACTTCAATGGTTGGAAAAGGGGAGTGGGGAGTAG